Proteins co-encoded in one Gossypium arboreum isolate Shixiya-1 chromosome 11, ASM2569848v2, whole genome shotgun sequence genomic window:
- the LOC108470924 gene encoding zinc finger CCCH domain-containing protein 6-like, whose amino-acid sequence MKRSRKSNRVSWAPGVNLCQVKLFLREDCPSKVGGQRQDTIQAKASWTSHPSGMSANDLPPGFEGCHYTSALKCDLAKIPRIQWISPPKFALNFNWQVAAGEESKEVEAQKLREKRVLEAVYPRISVIPPNPVSLNVEVESYDDSRIPLVPLTPIEDDEEAEVPSGIATQAKSPSNFETVALLKHPGLSNSGTHNMPHCPSSAAGAPDMLPGVSSDVMTAALAALTAVVKTKEQGSLVDTDLLVKILSDPKIVEKLIHDHGHPVAAADGNVVSTPVHTSEPETGITSLPCSKPQMPADRNSNHLVKEFRPVLSTPASWADIVPISMPMRVESSVPLTSTNIDMITAHRAANGNAYTIMNQVQPSPSMMPVQPAISSTAMQTNAGVAVKDTNYFKNLIREHGRDKEEDKGHNMSQTVSHINHIQNLKVVETLKPVALKTKFRKPCMFFNSSKGCRQGSNCPYLHDNKSLQWQTGRTLEAPSAKRMKLSGEITGRI is encoded by the exons atgaagCGATCGCGGAAATCGAACAGGGTTTCTTGGGCTCCAGGTGTTAATCTTTGTCAG GTGAAGCTGTTTCTGAGGGAGGATTGCCCCTCAAAGGTTGGTGGCCAACGTCAAGATACTATTCAAGCAAAAGCGTCATGGACATCGCATCCCAGTGGCATGTCTGCCAATGACCTTCCCCCTGGGTTTGAAGGTTGTCATTACACAAGTGCATTGAAGTGTGATCTGGCTAAGATTCCTAGGATCCAATGGATAAGCCCTCCAAAG TTTGCCCTGAATTTTAACTGGCAAGTTGCAGCTGGGGAAGAGAGCAAGGAAGTGGAGGCTCAAAAACTGCGAGAAAAGAGAGTGCTTGAAGCAGTTTATCCTCGCATCTCCGTTATTCCTCCCAA TCCTGTTTCCCTGAATGTAGAAGTTGAGAGCTATGATGATAGTCGAATTCCCCTTGTTCCTCTAACTCCAATTGAAGATGATGAAGAGGCAGAGGTACCTTCAGGCATTGCCACACAAGCAAAATCTCCCTCTAACTTTGAGACAGTAGCATTGCTAAAGCACCCAGGTCTGTCGAACTCTGGAACCCATAATATGCCACATTGCCCTAGTTCTGCTGCTGGGGCGCCCGACATGTTACCTGGTGTAAGTTCTGATGTGATGACAGCTGCTTTGGCCGCCTTAACAGCAGTCGTGAAAACCAAAGAGCAGGGAAGTTTGGTCGACACTGATTTGCTCGTTAAAATCCTTAGTGATCCAAAGATAGTTGAGAAATTAATCCACGATCATGGACATCCAGTTGCTGCTGCCGATGGCAATGTGGTAAGTACACCTGTACACACTTCAGAGCCAGAAACGGGAATAACTTCTTTACCCTGCTCAAAACCACAAATGCCGGCTGACAGAAACTcgaaccacttagtaaaagagtTCCGACCTGTGTTAAGTACACCAGCTTCCTGGGCTGACATAGTTCCCATTTCCATGCCTATGAGAGTAGAGTCATCGGTTCCCTTAACCAGTACAAATATAGATATGATAACTGCACATAGGGCAGCAAATGGTAATGCTTACACAATAATGAACCAGGTACAACCTTCTCCTAGCATGATGCCTGTGCAGCCAGCCATTAGTTCAACAGCCATGCAAACAAATGCTGGTGTAGCTGTGAAGGATACTAACTATTTTAAGAACCTGATAAGGGAACATGGAAGAGATAAGGAAGAAGATAAAGGGCATAATATGTCACAAACCGTAAGTCACATTAATCACATCCAAAACCTGAAAGTTGTAGAGACCTTAAAACCTGTGGCATTGAAAACCAAGTTTCGAAAACCGTGCATGTTTTTTAACAGTTCAAAGGGTTGTCGTCAGGGGTCCAATTGCCCCTACCTGCATGATAACAAGTCATTACAGTGGCAAACTGGGAGAACCTTGGAAGCTCCGAGTGCTAAGAGAATgaaattaagtggggaaattacTGGCAGGATATAA